A segment of the Bacillus pseudomycoides genome:
AAAGAAAACCTATATTCAACTACAGCAGGAAGATAAGATAGAACGAATAAAGCGGGTTTATGATGATAAAAAAATAAAGTAAATACTTGCGGTAGAAAAGACATGGAATAAGTATTCTATGTTTCGGTTGGAAGAGGGAGAAGATGCTTTCTATGTCGTGTTTAATGATTATTTAATAAAGAGTTTGATGCAATCTACTCTCAATAAATTTGAAAATGCATGGAAAAATAAGCAGATTTTTCGAGACGATTTCGAAAGTGTATTTTGGGAGAAGTTATGGCATATTTGCCAAGAACATTCATGGAATGATGAGTACTATCTGTATGAAAAAATCAGAAATTCATTAGAGTGTACAGGATACAATCTTGTAAAAACAACATTGAGAACGGATAAGCGGAAAGCTAATCATCAGAATGTTGACCTTGTTGAAGACTTAGAAAAGATTGATTCGCCATTTCGAATTGAGGAAGATGTAGAAACTAGATTGTTAATCAAACAGTATTGTAATGATACTGAAGTCAGTTTAATAACAAGTTATTTAGAAA
Coding sequences within it:
- a CDS encoding sigma-70 family RNA polymerase sigma factor, whose amino-acid sequence is MFRLEEGEDAFYVVFNDYLIKSLMQSTLNKFENAWKNKQIFRDDFESVFWEKLWHICQEHSWNDEYYLYEKIRNSLECTGYNLVKTTLRTDKRKANHQNVDLVEDLEKIDSPFRIEEDVETRLLIKQYCNDTEVSLITSYLESPHLSYRDLGHLFGINHPERVRRILNYAKRKLREVI